In Nyctibius grandis isolate bNycGra1 chromosome 6, bNycGra1.pri, whole genome shotgun sequence, a single genomic region encodes these proteins:
- the PIGY gene encoding phosphatidylinositol N-acetylglucosaminyltransferase subunit Y, with protein MAGGGMVPSLPTLTVLVPLLSLAGLFYSASVDETFPQGCISTNSLCFYSLLLPVTIPVYVFFHLWTWMGIKLFRHN; from the coding sequence ATGGCCGGAGGAGGCAtggtcccctccctgcccacgcTGACTGTGCTCGTTCCCCTCCTGTCCCTGGCAGGCTTGTTTTATTCAGCCAGCGTAGATGAAACCTTCCCACAGGGCTGCATCAGCACAAACAGCTTATGTTTCTACAGTCTCCTCCTTCCTGTTACAATACCGGTTTATGTATTCTTCCACCTATGGACCTGGATGGGGATTAAGCTTTTTAGGCACAACTAG
- the LOC137664562 gene encoding E3 ISG15--protein ligase HERC5-like isoform X2, producing the protein MEVGRQQRRRGRRGGRRGRRSGSPQGTGEHTQSQRNEKVQCSNHDATHMLVLSPDGKLSEQWATASAACSKTRLVKEIGTQDIVQIACGDQHAMALSRGGELFSWGQNAHGQLGVGSQTSLIPQPQMVERLKGIALAQIAAGGAHSAAVSLSGAVYSWGKNDFGQLGLGDTEDRDCPSYVGALEHWKTMFISCGADHTAVLSKEGLVCTFGAGGAGQLGHNCTRNELMPRVVAELWGARVSQVACSRQHTLVYVPSLDEVYLFGSGEDGQLGDERKPNQLIPLPINSPVDTGKSCQENNISQKAIEVIAGGIQSIVLCKENKNSCLNGIATLKDEDVDAWISNSCSNHWEGIKKNIRLIFSSEACINGSFLEKRDKHFKTSKEVSGVDMSEVQLFYEKISKKPEVFQEVQKEIEKLLPALSSSPISPENFRVYLILPFLLQGEDYSSFHSLRLLAQAIMKLQPEDLQTLECLWSNLETSFFNELVVLYQRVSQKNLSQFVMEFRYQQRNPYNLHPHETEPLQILQLLYQVNSRTGFRVQENKFYVPKVKEIIGLFGICIGETALWKLTKYPCIFAMLDKIVIHNMECSTLSSPSDRDLIEMGREFWVFPVRRQCLLQDIWTHLNRAPTQQFKKFIKVTFLGEPGEDEGGLSQELFSVAARTLCQPSTGPFRRAASGLAWFPSQASSCGDIFFRTGTLCGMALYNGRTAPFPFPRALYKKLLSVAPALEDLAELLPAEGRSLQGILDEECDQILESLDLDFTIMEVEGSRDPVELKKDGANIPVTKDNRKEFVDLYVNYVFNESVRKPFEDFMQGFLRGCPARNWKIFLPVELQIVLQGHTEFDWHLLEKLQEQRGLEIKS; encoded by the exons ATGGAGGTGGGacggcagcagcggcggcgtggccggcggggcgggcggcggggccgaaGGAGCGGCTCCCCGCAGGGGACGGGAG AGCACACGCAGTCGCAGAGGAATGAGAAGGTGCAGTGTTCAAACCATGACGCAACACACATGCTTGTTCTCTCCCCTGATGGGAAGCTTTCTGAACAGTGGGCTACAGCTTCAGCTGCCTGCTCTAAGACAAG GCTGGTGAAAGAAATAGGAACCCAAGATATTGTTCAAATAGCATGTGGGGACCAGCACGCCATGGCACTGTCCAGAG GAGGTGAGCTCTTCAGCTGGGGCCAGAACGCCCATGGACAGCTTGGAGTGGGGAGCCAAACATCGCTCATCCCCCAACCACAGATGGTGGAAAGATTAAAGGGCATCGCACTCGCTCAAattgctgctggaggagctcaCAGTGCTGCTGTCTCACTCTCTGGAGCTGTGTACTCCTGGGGAAAGAACGATTTTGGACAACTGGGACTCGGAGACACGGAAG ACAGGGACTGCCCATCATATGTTGGAGCATTAGAGCACTGGAAGACTATGTTTATCTCATGTGGGGCAGATCATACTGCAGTTCTCTCCAAG GAGGGATTAGTGTGCACctttggagcaggaggagctggccaGCTTGGTCACAACTGCACTCGGAATGAACTCATGCCTCGTGTGGTGGCCGAGCTGTGGGGAGCAAGAGTTTCGCAGGTTGCCTGCAGCAG aCAGCACACCCTGGTCTATGTCCCCTCCTTGGACGAAGTCTATTTGTTTGGTTCTGGTGAAGATGGACAGCTGGGAGACGAGAGAAAGCCTAATCAGTTGATACCACTTCCGATAAATTCACCAGTGGATACTGGAAAATCCTGTCAGG aaaacaacATATCACAAAAGGCGATTGAAGTTATTGCAGGAGGAATCCAAAGTATTGTCCTTTGCAAGGAGAACAAG AATTCCTGTTTGAATGGAATTGCCACTCTGAAGGATGAAGACGTGGATGCATGGATTTCTAATTCCTGTTCAAACCATTGGGAGGGTATAAAAAA GAATATCAGACTGATCTTTTCATCTGAGGCTTGCATCAACGGAAGCTTCCTGGAGAAAAG agacaaacatttcaaaacttcCAAAGAAGTCTCAGGTGTAGACATGTCAGAAGTGCAACTTTTTTATGAGAAGATCAGCAAGAAGCCAGAAGTCTTCCAGGAG gtgCAAAAGGAGATTGAGAAGTTACTGCCAGCACTATCTTCCTCTCCCATCTCTCCGGAAAATTTCAGAGTCTACTTGATCCTGCCTTTCCTTCTGCAGGGAGAAGATTACAGCTCTTTCCATTCTCTCAGGCTGCTAGCACAAGCCATCATGAAGCTCCAGCCAGAGGACCTGCAAACTCTTG AATGCCTGTGGTCAAATCTAGAAACATCCTTTTTCAACGAGCTGGTTGTTCTATATCAGAGAGTATCCCAGAAAAACCTGTCTCAATTTGTCATGGAATTCAGATACCAGCAAAGAAACCCCTACAACCTGCACCCAcatgaaacagagcctctgcaaATACTGCAGCTTCTTTACCAG GTGAACTCCAGAACTGGTTTCAGAGTACAAGAAAACAAGTTCTATGTGCCTAAAGTGAAAGAGATTATCGGATTGTTTGGGATCTGTATTGGAGAA ACGGCCCTATGGAAGCTGACCAAATATCCATGCATCTTTGCCATGCTAGACAAAATTGTCATTCATAATATGGAATGCAGCACTCTGTCCAGTCCCAGTGAT AGAGACTTAATAGAGATGGGCCGGGAATTCTGGGTTTTTCCAGTCAGAAGACAGTGCCTTCTGCAAGACATATGGACCCATTTGAATCGCGCACCAACCCAGCAATTCAAGAAGTTCATAAAG GTGACGTTCCTGGGCGAGCCAGGAGAGGACGAAGGCGGGCTGTCCCAGGAGCTCTTCAGCGTCGCCGCCAGGaccctctgccagcccagcaccgGGCCCTTCCGCCGCGCCGCCTCCGGTCTGGCGTGGTTCCCCAGCCAG GCCTCGAGCTGCGGGGACATCTTCTTCCGGACCGGGACGCTGTGCGGCATGGCCCTGTATAACGGGCGCACGGcgcccttccccttccccagggctctCTACAAAAAGCTGCTGAGCGTCGCGCCCGCCCTGGAGGACCTCGCCGAGCTGTTGCCAGCCGAAGGCCG GAGTCTTCAGGGAATTTTGGATGAGGAATGTGATCAGATCCTTGAAAGCTTGGACTTGGACTTCACG ATAATGGAAGTAGAAGGTTCCAGGGATCCTGTTGAACTTAAAAAAGACGGTGCCAACATTCCTGTCACTAAGGATAAcag GAAAGAATTTGTTGACTTGTATGTGAATTATGTGTTCAATGAATCGGTACGGAAACCATTTGAGGACTTCATGCAAGGGTTTTTAAGAGGCTGCCCAGCTAGAAACTGGAAGATATTTCTCCCTGTAGAGCTCCAGATTGTTCTCCAGGGACACACAGAATTTGACTGGCATCTGCTGGAAAAG CTACAAGAACAAAGGGGACTAGAAATCAAGTCGTAG
- the LOC137664562 gene encoding probable E3 ubiquitin-protein ligase HERC4 isoform X1, translating into MEVGRQQRRRGRRGGRRGRRSGSPQGTGEHTQSQRNEKVQCSNHDATHMLVLSPDGKLSEQWATASAACSKTRLVKEIGTQDIVQIACGDQHAMALSRGGELFSWGQNAHGQLGVGSQTSLIPQPQMVERLKGIALAQIAAGGAHSAAVSLSGAVYSWGKNDFGQLGLGDTEDRDCPSYVGALEHWKTMFISCGADHTAVLSKEGLVCTFGAGGAGQLGHNCTRNELMPRVVAELWGARVSQVACSRQHTLVYVPSLDEVYLFGSGEDGQLGDERKPNQLIPLPINSPVDTGKSCQENNISQKAIEVIAGGIQSIVLCKENKNSCLNGIATLKDEDVDAWISNSCSNHWEGIKKNIRLIFSSEACINGSFLEKRDKHFKTSKEVSGVDMSEVQLFYEKISKKPEVFQEVQKEIEKLLPALSSSPISPENFRVYLILPFLLQGEDYSSFHSLRLLAQAIMKLQPEDLQTLECLWSNLETSFFNELVVLYQRVSQKNLSQFVMEFRYQQRNPYNLHPHETEPLQILQLLYQVNSRTGFRVQENKFYVPKVKEIIGLFGICIGETALWKLTKYPCIFAMLDKIVIHNMECSTLSSPSDRDLIEMGREFWVFPVRRQCLLQDIWTHLNRAPTQQFKKFIKVTFLGEPGEDEGGLSQELFSVAARTLCQPSTGPFRRAASGLAWFPSQASSCGDIFFRTGTLCGMALYNGRTAPFPFPRALYKKLLSVAPALEDLAELLPAEGRSLQGILDEECDQILESLDLDFTIMEVEGSRDPVELKKDGANIPVTKDNRKEFVDLYVNYVFNESVRKPFEDFMQGFLRGCPARNWKIFLPVELQIVLQGHTEFDWHLLEKNVMYSEYKRFDRTIRNFWAVFHKLPEEKKKMFLAFLTGSAQIPACGLEYFTFVIAYLQAENPDEMYPSANTCSHILFLPKYSSKRILKKKLLCAMEHNETFGLR; encoded by the exons ATGGAGGTGGGacggcagcagcggcggcgtggccggcggggcgggcggcggggccgaaGGAGCGGCTCCCCGCAGGGGACGGGAG AGCACACGCAGTCGCAGAGGAATGAGAAGGTGCAGTGTTCAAACCATGACGCAACACACATGCTTGTTCTCTCCCCTGATGGGAAGCTTTCTGAACAGTGGGCTACAGCTTCAGCTGCCTGCTCTAAGACAAG GCTGGTGAAAGAAATAGGAACCCAAGATATTGTTCAAATAGCATGTGGGGACCAGCACGCCATGGCACTGTCCAGAG GAGGTGAGCTCTTCAGCTGGGGCCAGAACGCCCATGGACAGCTTGGAGTGGGGAGCCAAACATCGCTCATCCCCCAACCACAGATGGTGGAAAGATTAAAGGGCATCGCACTCGCTCAAattgctgctggaggagctcaCAGTGCTGCTGTCTCACTCTCTGGAGCTGTGTACTCCTGGGGAAAGAACGATTTTGGACAACTGGGACTCGGAGACACGGAAG ACAGGGACTGCCCATCATATGTTGGAGCATTAGAGCACTGGAAGACTATGTTTATCTCATGTGGGGCAGATCATACTGCAGTTCTCTCCAAG GAGGGATTAGTGTGCACctttggagcaggaggagctggccaGCTTGGTCACAACTGCACTCGGAATGAACTCATGCCTCGTGTGGTGGCCGAGCTGTGGGGAGCAAGAGTTTCGCAGGTTGCCTGCAGCAG aCAGCACACCCTGGTCTATGTCCCCTCCTTGGACGAAGTCTATTTGTTTGGTTCTGGTGAAGATGGACAGCTGGGAGACGAGAGAAAGCCTAATCAGTTGATACCACTTCCGATAAATTCACCAGTGGATACTGGAAAATCCTGTCAGG aaaacaacATATCACAAAAGGCGATTGAAGTTATTGCAGGAGGAATCCAAAGTATTGTCCTTTGCAAGGAGAACAAG AATTCCTGTTTGAATGGAATTGCCACTCTGAAGGATGAAGACGTGGATGCATGGATTTCTAATTCCTGTTCAAACCATTGGGAGGGTATAAAAAA GAATATCAGACTGATCTTTTCATCTGAGGCTTGCATCAACGGAAGCTTCCTGGAGAAAAG agacaaacatttcaaaacttcCAAAGAAGTCTCAGGTGTAGACATGTCAGAAGTGCAACTTTTTTATGAGAAGATCAGCAAGAAGCCAGAAGTCTTCCAGGAG gtgCAAAAGGAGATTGAGAAGTTACTGCCAGCACTATCTTCCTCTCCCATCTCTCCGGAAAATTTCAGAGTCTACTTGATCCTGCCTTTCCTTCTGCAGGGAGAAGATTACAGCTCTTTCCATTCTCTCAGGCTGCTAGCACAAGCCATCATGAAGCTCCAGCCAGAGGACCTGCAAACTCTTG AATGCCTGTGGTCAAATCTAGAAACATCCTTTTTCAACGAGCTGGTTGTTCTATATCAGAGAGTATCCCAGAAAAACCTGTCTCAATTTGTCATGGAATTCAGATACCAGCAAAGAAACCCCTACAACCTGCACCCAcatgaaacagagcctctgcaaATACTGCAGCTTCTTTACCAG GTGAACTCCAGAACTGGTTTCAGAGTACAAGAAAACAAGTTCTATGTGCCTAAAGTGAAAGAGATTATCGGATTGTTTGGGATCTGTATTGGAGAA ACGGCCCTATGGAAGCTGACCAAATATCCATGCATCTTTGCCATGCTAGACAAAATTGTCATTCATAATATGGAATGCAGCACTCTGTCCAGTCCCAGTGAT AGAGACTTAATAGAGATGGGCCGGGAATTCTGGGTTTTTCCAGTCAGAAGACAGTGCCTTCTGCAAGACATATGGACCCATTTGAATCGCGCACCAACCCAGCAATTCAAGAAGTTCATAAAG GTGACGTTCCTGGGCGAGCCAGGAGAGGACGAAGGCGGGCTGTCCCAGGAGCTCTTCAGCGTCGCCGCCAGGaccctctgccagcccagcaccgGGCCCTTCCGCCGCGCCGCCTCCGGTCTGGCGTGGTTCCCCAGCCAG GCCTCGAGCTGCGGGGACATCTTCTTCCGGACCGGGACGCTGTGCGGCATGGCCCTGTATAACGGGCGCACGGcgcccttccccttccccagggctctCTACAAAAAGCTGCTGAGCGTCGCGCCCGCCCTGGAGGACCTCGCCGAGCTGTTGCCAGCCGAAGGCCG GAGTCTTCAGGGAATTTTGGATGAGGAATGTGATCAGATCCTTGAAAGCTTGGACTTGGACTTCACG ATAATGGAAGTAGAAGGTTCCAGGGATCCTGTTGAACTTAAAAAAGACGGTGCCAACATTCCTGTCACTAAGGATAAcag GAAAGAATTTGTTGACTTGTATGTGAATTATGTGTTCAATGAATCGGTACGGAAACCATTTGAGGACTTCATGCAAGGGTTTTTAAGAGGCTGCCCAGCTAGAAACTGGAAGATATTTCTCCCTGTAGAGCTCCAGATTGTTCTCCAGGGACACACAGAATTTGACTGGCATCTGCTGGAAAAG AACGTGATGTACAGTGAGTACAAAAGGTTTGATCGAACCATCAGGAATTTTTGGGCTGT
- the PYURF gene encoding protein preY, mitochondrial: MLRGGGRGVAAVLRRAASGSGQGQGQGSARPLEPSLLRFLVCPLSKRPLRYEAATNELINEELGIAYPIIDGIPNMIPEAARTTRKKPPGEGSKQP; encoded by the exons ATgctgcgcggcggcgggcgcggtgTGGCGGCGGTGCTGCGGCGGGCGGCGAGCGGCAGcggccagggccagggccagggctcaGCGCGGCCGCTGGAACCGTCGCTGCTGCGCTTCCTGGTGTGCCCGCTCTCTAAGCGGCCGCTGAG GTATGAAGCAGCTACCAACGAGCTCATTAACGAGGAGCTGGGCATTGCGTACCCCATTATCGACGGCATCCCGAACATGATCCCAGAGGCCGCCAGGACGACTCGGAAGAAGCCCCCAGGTGAGGGCTCGAAGCAGCCCTGA